From the genome of Maniola hyperantus chromosome 9, iAphHyp1.2, whole genome shotgun sequence:
GAAAAGacctgctcactacagagcacgggtctcatctcagaatgagaaaggttatggccatagtctaacacgctggccaagtgtagattaGCAGATTTCAAGcacctttaaaaacattatggagaactcccaggcatgccggtttcctcacatgttttccttcaccattaaagcaaatgatatttaattatttaaaacacataactccgaaaaggttAGATATgcaagcccgggatcgaacccctgacctccgattaggagacggacgtcttaaccactaggctatcacagcttttaccgTATAGgtaacatacataaatgtaaaaagtGTAAGTACTCTTGAAATGATGCCAATCTACTAAGTTACCTGGTCTGCAGCTAAGGCTGCGTGTCCATTGTGTAACGGCTCTCGCAACGTGTCGTCTTCTTCGTCCGACGGAACGTCGTAGAACTCTTCACTGTCCATTTCGATGTCTGTGCCTACAAACATAAAATACTGTCTATTATGGCCTGTGTGAATGAATTCAAAGCTTGTCCTTGTCGTCGCACCAGATTTTAAAAGTTATTGCAAAAATAGAACTATTTGCATAGCGCTACAGTTTCACGTTATTTTGGATGCTAGAGATATGTTCTTTTGATTGTTTTTGTTTGAGTGAGTTGCTTTACATATAGATACAGCAGATGCTTCTATTAGTTAATTTAGAATTCTGTTTGGCGCTTATTGAATTgttgtaccaagtggggtatcatatgaaagggctttacgtgAAGAttctaacacagatttttaatcatttttgctcataagtttttgatttatcgtgcaaaatgacgaaaaaatacgactgtagtacggaaccctcggtgcgcgagtctgactggcacttggccggttttttctttagAAATATAGAACCCAAAAAAATATGCTGAGTTCAGGAGGATTAGTCTAGTTCTGTTGTCCAGCTCCTCAatagagaaaaaaaatatataaaaggaatgaCTCTTACCAACTAATGACTGGCAGTCGGTGAAGTACTCCGAGTCTGTGACGTCACCGGCGGGCGCGGCCGCGGCGGGGACTTCGCGCCTCACGCGCGGCTTCTGTCGCGCTCGACGCATGTTTCTGATTACAAAGAATACACTGAAAGTAAAGGCGCAAGCACATAGCCTACTATGTTGTAATGTATACTGTATAGGATGCTTATTTTGGTGTCCCAACATTATAAATGACTAGCtttagcccgcgacttcatccacaccTCACGGGAATTGTCTTTTCCcatggattttccaaaaaaaaatcataccaTATCCTGgcaattacaaaaacaaaaaacaattaaccAATTTAGTGCAGTCTTTTAGAAGCTATCCGCGTACATACATTTAGGCGATTTAGATTATagatttctataaaaaaaatcttggtaACTTTTGTGCATTTCACTGTGGAGATAGAGGTTATTATCCCGGCTagatgtaaaattttaaattaatgcaTATATATGTTTCAACTGTGTGTCAATGTGAAATGAATCAACCCATAGTCAATCATCTGTGTTTTAACACACATCTGTGTTGTGTATTTTAATACACAATATGTGTGTTGTGTGTTTTAGACCTACAACACAGTAATGTGTCTACAGCTGCAAGGTTGATTCATGTTATTGTCCAGTTTTTACACAATTTCCTAAAAAAAGGAGTACACCAAAAAGTACAGTATaccaaaaaattaatttagaaaAGTTTGTCTGGCGGTCTCAAATACATTGGATCTTTCATAGATTGAACTTTTACAGTATAAACCTTATTTATAATTGCAAGCAAACTATACATACGAGACTGCATGTCCATATATGGTCCCACAAATCATTTTAATGAATACCATATTGAAAGCAtgttatgggcagattacacctaccgagtacagtggcgagtcagtgtccttgGCCGAGTACTcagttggtataaacactttaacgagttaATTttgccgcaatttctcagccacagcactgtctcggccgagtgacattttactgtctctcTTCACtgctcggtaggtgtaatctgcccattaagAGCTGGTAAGATGGACTTACGTTTCTTTCTGCAATTCCCTCAGTGCTTCCAACTCAGATCGCATGGTTGCTACTTGTCTATCCAGTCTTGCAACTTCACtcactgaaataaaatatttcatcatcatcatcatcatcatgatcaacccatcgccggctcattactgagcacaggtctcctctcagaataagaaagaTTTAGGCCAaagtttcttcttcttcttcttttctacTCTATGGAAGGCTTTAGTTTGCCATACAAgtgtggcagacttcacacacctctgaaaATATTATGGATACTCTCAGGCAttgatttataatttcttataCAATGTCtagtaatccgctgaaacatcGGCTAAACATGccggaagaagcagccaccaggcaagcaatacgcaccaccaccacgcagcaccacacaaatcccaaacacaatcgATTGTGTTTGAGATTCCTGCaagtttagcagtgggagggcgggcggtgcatttcgcatgctgcatctagcaccatacagattcgacctgtttcagcggattacagcaaattaagcttttagttcattgtatatcatggacttccgcaaagtaacgcctgcttctatacaacatttataaTTCCTTccccattagaaagctactttatcacGAACTAACaggctatatattatatataggtatattaatttttacCTAAGCGAAACCAGGCTCATCAGCTAGTGCTTACATAAAGAACAAGTTTCAAACccttacccaacatagctctcCGCTTTTCAGCATACACCTGCTCGTAGATAAACACTCCAGCGGCACCCACGAGGCCTACAATAGCAGCTCCAACCATCAAACGTGGTGAGAAATAACTGTTTACGTTCATCTTAAAAACACTCTCTGAAGTTCTTCAAAATGACCCTAATTTCAATCAAATGTGACGGACACTTGATACCTACGTACGAAACTATTAGTTAATCGTTAGTAGAAAGTTATATTGtaacaaaataagtaactttctacaattttattattaatatacaatatactatactaataataaaatttttgtaattacTATTTTGGTGTTTCGTGTTTCTGGTTAGAAATTAGGAGCTGCGCCGTTCCCGTGTATCCGCTTATGCCTACGGGGTTTTCGATtgtctaataatataatttcagtGCTAATCAACTAATcaattaatgttgaaaaattgTTAAgcgtttacaaaatattttatttggattTTGGTGATTTTTGATGGATTTTTGGAATTCGGGAATGTCTCAAGTGTCAATGTCAAACAAAATATCACAGACTATCAAAAAAACATACTTCAAGCTTCAAAGCGATATTTCTGAGAAGTGAAAACTAAAAACCTTTTGTTTTCATAGCCCAAAATGCAATTTTCACACGAAGACTATATCTGTGGTGGACCTAGGTGGACTATTTGATTATTGTTTGCTATTCATACACATTTTGTACCGTCAGAATAGCGAACAACCCTAGTTACTTTGTAAAAAGAACCGATGGAACATCCCTAAAGCGTTTGATGCCATATTATATTAAGGATATAGATTCGTGGGTTTGATGCACTTTGACGGTTTGCTGCATAGATAATatcctagaataataaatactagggattccaacatcaacggataatatactaatatctcagaataaggactattagaagaaGCCCTATTATGACACTTATTGTTAGaccgagatagctaaatgcatttaagctcttattagaacgtgacaaaatgattatgttttgtccttatcaccaccacggccactttttttttgtttgctaaaatgtatttgtacgtgagtatttggcaaacaacgtgaagtgaggttatgttgacgcAAGTgttataaagaaataattgatttgttttattgtttttgaagttattgtgcaatggtgggttgcagtatactaggctacaatagccgaagcgaacgtaaaatagacggaataacattttacaagtaagtaggtacctctgcttgagcgagagggactgaagGGGCCACgccagttgcatatctggacatatctgtgactAGACTAATGGTTTGCTGACTGCTGTCATGTCAAACactgtcaaaataatttaattgtcaAACGCAGAGTACTTTTTGTTGAAATTAAAACGCCGtgtcgggtttttaaaaatgtgcaTAAAATGTGTTTATATTTATGATTGAAATTAAAAGAATTGGAAATGTTATTAATTTTCTCTGGGTTCTAGTTAATACTAATTAGGGCTACAAGTTGCCTTTATTCCTGTAGAACGTATTGAATAtggattatttttaataacaaggAATCATTAACAATTTACTTAGTTGGAATCTTTGTTTAGGAAGTGAAAATATGAGTTCGTCACGAAATACTTTGCACGACAACAAGGAACTTAACTGTCCTGGCCAAGTAAGTCCAATGGAACAAGAAAATGTTACAAATTTGCCAGAAAAAGACACTCAAAAATCGATAGCATCTTATGAATTGATCACAAGTCCAGACGCTCATGAAAATCCAGCAAAGTCGAACAGTGAGgtgaaaaacataaataattcaCCATTAAAAGAAGAAAGTGTCAAAAATGATGAATCTTTTTTGAGTAACATAGAGGAGTCATTATGTGGCAAAGGAGACATCATGTCTACGGAGCctaacaatgatgatgatgatgatttgagaTATGATGGCGATCTTTATAATAATGATGAGATAATAAATGAGGATGCCCTACTGGAAGAAAGTGTAGAATTACAAGATGACTTGAACAAAGTACAAgatgaaaaaaataacataGAAATTCAAAATCAAGACATCCCTCTTGAAGAAGATAAAATTGGCAAAATAGTTGTACTTAAAGACATCAAAAACTCAGAAAGTCAAAATAGCATCATGGGTGAAGCTCAAAAAATTGATAAAGAATGTGATAAACCTGATGATCCAAAAGACAAtcttttaaaagttgaaaaagaACCAGAAAATCAAAAGCATGAATCTTTAGTAGAAGAAAAAAACTTATGTAGTATAGATGAAAATCAAAAACCAATTTATGCAGATGTCAttacaaaaattgaaaataatgaaGCTGATACAAATATCACGGATGATGATAATACATCTCAGGATTCATCATTTGGACAGATAACAGAACATGGTTTGAACAAACCAAACATGATGTTAGAAATTCCCACTCAAGAAGTTATTGAGTTTagtgatgaagatgatgaagaATTAGAAGAAACGAATCTTAAAATGTCTGCTGACATAGATGAAGTTATTGATTTAGATGATAATTTGGTCAATATGGATGACGAAAAGATAGATCATGTAGATAACATTGTTAAAAGCTCAGTAGATAATGATATGACTATTTTAGCAGATCCCAGAGCTACTACTGATACCTCACAAATGATTGTACAAGATTATGAAACTTGTGAAGATGTAAATATGGATACAGCAGATAGTGCACAGAATGATGTTACAACAAATGCATTAAGTCTCGAAGCCGAAATAGCAGCTGATATAATAACAAAAGAAATGAATCATGTTGATGTTGATGTTGAAacttttattaaagaaaatgaaGTTATTCAAGACGAAAATGAAAATTCAATGGAAGAATTGATGAGTTCATTTGAAAGTGAAACTATTAAAGAGACGACCAGTCAGTTAGAAGGTACTGATGATGTGATTGAATTATCTGATGATAACATGGCAATTGAAGTAGAAGATTCAGAAAGTTCATCAGCAGAATCATTACCTGATCTGAATGCAAAAGCTGAAAATTCAATTAGGTCAGCAGCACTAGAAGAGGATATATTAAAGGAAACAGAAGAGATTGATAaccttattttaaaaagtaaaagatcTCAAACAAAACTTAGGGTTGCTGACACAAAAGTAAGCAGCAAACTTTacaaaacttttacaaaaacatGTGAAAAAAGTATATCAGAACAAAATATGAATGAATCTACAAATAGGCTAAAAATTTCTAGCCAAAAAGCTAACCTAGCCAATACTGAAAAAGATAAAACGGTTGCTATAGAAACATCACATGAAATGCCAATAATTATTGCAACAGAAACATTGCATCATAATGAATTGGCAAAAGAGGAAGGAATTTCACAAGGTATTTCTTATCAAAGTGTTGTGTCATCAGATAATACACAAATAACAACAGCTGAAATAAAAGCTTCGGAAGTATGTACATCAGAAAAAGTTACAATGGTTGACATGAATGCTTCTTCCCAGTCTGATGGTCAGTCAGTATCGAAAATTGAATCAAAACTACGTCAAAAAAGTCCATCAAAACTAAATATGGATGTTTTAACATTGGTCCATTCAGAAAATATTGATAAACAAAACTCTGATTCAGAAGGGGGATCACAAGTATCAAAAACGCCAATATTGATAGCTGAGCCTATTGTCTCAATAGATGATCCAATGTCATCGAGAAGTAATATAGATATTACAgaaataaatgaatataaaCATGAAACTGAGCTTAACTCCGATGTTTTAAAATCATCTTCATCTAAACTTGAAATAATGCTTGAAAAACCTTCATCTGACGATAACAAAGAACCTGTGTCTAATTTAGAAGAATCAATGGATGTAGATGGTGTAGATCAATTGGAGCTTTTAATGGAAGTTGATGGTATAGAGCAATTTAAGCCTATAATAGGAACAGAAATGTCAGAAATTGTTGAATCAGAACGATCTATATCAAAGATTGaaccaaaaataacaaaaacatgTGAACATATGACAGCTGAATCATGTGAATTATTACCAACATTAATGATTGAGCCAACAACATCAGATAAACTGACACCATCTGCATTGAAGCTTGAGCAAATAATATTAAAGCCAATTGAACCACAAGCATCTTTATCTAATATTAACCCAAAAACCTCAGAAGCAATTGAACCAATAATTTTAGAAACTGTTGATCCAAAGTCATCAACATCAAAGATTGAGCCAAAAACAATAGAAACATATGAACCATCACCATCTACTCCAATGATAGCTAAAACTGTTGATCCAAAGACAAAAACATCAAAGATTGAACCACTAACATCAGAACAAGTTGAACCACAAGCATCTTCATTTAATATTGGACAGAAAACATCAGAAATATTTGAACCACAACCAACAATATCAAAGATAGAACCAGCCACATCTAAAACTAGTAAGCCACAACCATCTAGATTAGAAACAGTTGAACCACAACCAACAACATCAAATATTGCACCACCAACATCAGAAAGTGTTGAACTACAACCATCAACATCAGAAACAGTTGAACCACAAACATATACATCTAATATTGGACAGAAAACATCAGAAATAGTTGAACCACAACCAACAACATCAAAGATTGAACCACCACTATCAGAAAGTATTGAACTACAATCATCAACATCAGAAACAGTTGAACCACAACCAATAACGTCAAAGATTGAACCACCAACATCAGAAAGTATTGAACTACAATTATCAACATCAGAAACAGTTGAACCACAACCAACAATGTCAAAAATTGAACCATCAACATCAAAAAGTATTCAACTACAATCATCAACATCAGAAACAGTTGAACCACAACCAACAACATCAAAAGTTGACCCATCAACATCACAAAGTATTGAACTACAATCATTACCATCAGAAACAGTTGAACCACAACCAACAATGACAACAATCGAACCACCAACATCAGAAAGTATTGAACTACAATCATCAACATCAGAAACAGTTGAACCACAACCAACAACATCAAAGATTGAACCACCAACATCAGAAAGTATTGAACCACAACCAATAACATCAAAGATTGAACCATCAACATCAAAAAGTATTGAACTACAATCACCAAGATCAGAAACAGCTGAACCACAACCAACAATGACAACGATCGAACCACCAACATTAGAAAGTATTGAACTACAATCATCAACATCAGAAACAGTTGAACGAAAACCAACAACATCAAAGATTGAACCACCAACATCAGAAAGTATTGAACTACAATCATCAACAGTGGAACCACAACCAACAACGTCAAAGATTGAATCACCACCATCAGAAAGTATTCAACCACAACCAACAACATCAAAGATGGGACCACTTACatcagaaaatattgtaccacCACCACCAACATCAGAAATTGTTGAACCACACCCACCAACTTTTGTATGTGGCACAGAAACATTAGATTCCAAACCAAGCAGTCCAAAAAATCAATTGGATATTGATTCTTTAATTCAAGATTCATCAAATGAGGTTCCAGAAATGACAGATAGTCTTGGACTCTTAGCAGAATCATCGAGGGTGATGGAGGATGATGAAGAacacgacgatgatgatgacgatgacggcGAAGATGAAGAGGATTTTGAACCTGATGATGgtatgtttgttttaaatatctCTCAATTTTATTCTTCTATATGCTATAGTAAAAAATCTCATTTCATATATATtccaattggggtatgaggcggtgggatgccccgcacatccgcccTCGCCCGCACAGGATTAGCGCAggaggtgtgcggggcgttccctccccaattgccatttcgacctgtcgcatactaagtATACATtgcttaaaatataatgtcactAAATGCATAAGGAACTCAAGAAAGAAGggttaaaataaacatttttgtgAATAGTTCTTATCAACAAATTACCACAAATGTTCGGgtccaattatttatttattaaaacttgCATGTTTCTGAAGTAATAAAGCCTATGATTTACTAAGTGAATGCTAGTAGACTTGCTAAATCTTAGGTTTTACTGGAAAATCATATCCTAGGATTAATGGAGTTCGAGTttttaaaacgtaaacttattgaaaaatcctattacaatgtaaaggattatttgaatgataagaaagcttgggaatgagttgcttaacaggtttgtgatagttctaagtgattttgtaaagtggtgataataaaaaaatactgataatgatgtgataataataaaagaatacccaactgagtttgttgtgggctcttctcagacgtgggcgcgtttggaatcctcatagctttagttttaagtacctattaattatcaccactatatcatgttacaaataaaaaaaattacagtcaggaagcgtaaaatttcacctattctgaataaataatttgagtttgagtttacaATTACATTTCAGAAAGCAGCAATCAAATGACAGCCGAACATTCTGAGGACTCCAGCGCTCAGCATTCAGAGTCAGATCCAAAGGACGGAGAGACACCAACTGATGAAAAACAAGCGTTTCAATTCAAAATATCTGAAAGTATTAGTGTCGAAGAAAAGGAACCTGAGAAAATGGTGTGTGAtgaggtaaataataatattgtaaattgatctcttgaaaagagcaaccgccgagtttcttgc
Proteins encoded in this window:
- the LOC117985187 gene encoding uncharacterized protein isoform X5 — protein: MSSSRNTLHDNKELNCPGQVSPMEQENVTNLPEKDTQKSIASYELITSPDAHENPAKSNSEVKNINNSPLKEESVKNDESFLSNIEESLCGKGDIMSTEPNNDDDDDLRYDGDLYNNDEIINEDALLEESVELQDDLNKVQDEKNNIEIQNQDIPLEEDKIGKIVVLKDIKNSESQNSIMGEAQKIDKECDKPDDPKDNLLKVEKEPENQKHESLVEEKNLCSIDENQKPIYADVITKIENNEADTNITDDDNTSQDSSFGQITEHGLNKPNMMLEIPTQEVIEFSDEDDEELEETNLKMSADIDEVIDLDDNLVNMDDEKIDHVDNIVKSSVDNDMTILADPRATTDTSQMIVQDYETCEDVNMDTADSAQNDVTTNALSLEAEIAADIITKEMNHVDVDVETFIKENEVIQDENENSMEELMSSFESETIKETTSQLEGTDDVIELSDDNMAIEVEDSESSSAESLPDLNAKAENSIRSAALEEDILKETEEIDNLILKSKRSQTKLRVADTKVSSKLYKTFTKTCEKSISEQNMNESTNRLKISSQKANLANTEKDKTVAIETSHEMPIIIATETLHHNELAKEEGISQGISYQSVVSSDNTQITTAEIKASEVCTSEKVTMVDMNASSQSDGQSVSKIESKLRQKSPSKLNMDVLTLVHSENIDKQNSDSEGGSQVSKTPILIAEPIVSIDDPMSSRSNIDITEINEYKHETELNSDVLKSSSSKLEIMLEKPSSDDNKEPVSNLEESMDVDGVDQLELLMEVDGIEQFKPIIGTEMSEIVESERSISKIEPKITKTCEHMTAESCELLPTLMIEPTTSDKLTPSALKLEQIILKPIEPQASLSNINPKTSEAIEPIILETVDPKSSTSKIEPKTIETYEPSPSTPMIAKTVDPKTKTSKIEPLTSEQVEPQASSFNIGQKTSEIFEPQPTISKIEPATSKTSKPQPSRLETVEPQPTTSNIAPPTSESVELQPSTSETVEPQTYTSNIGQKTSEIVEPQPTTSKIEPPLSESIELQSSTSETVEPQPITSKIEPPTSESIELQLSTSETVEPQPTMSKIEPSTSKSIQLQSSTSETVEPQPTTSKVDPSTSQSIELQSLPSETVEPQPTMTTIEPPTSESIELQSSTSETVEPQPTTSKIEPPTSESIEPQPITSKIEPSTSKSIELQSPRSETAEPQPTMTTIEPPTLESIELQSSTSETVERKPTTSKIEPPTSESIELQSSTVEPQPTTSKIESPPSESIQPQPTTSKMGPLTSENIVPPPPTSEIVEPHPPTFVCGTETLDSKPSSPKNQLDIDSLIQDSSNEVPEMTDSLGLLAESSRVMEDDEEHDDDDDDDGEDEEDFEPDDESSNQMTAEHSEDSSAQHSESDPKDGETPTDEKQAFQFKISESISVEEKEPEKMVCDEVKIQEISKGTEKSVNVEALDKNRPSNKMETEAMEVDTMKLSDTEDAENKEAGCVLKALLLEKTPRTSTDSDYTAWTKKKKLSISKQESVVSYVDLEESSSDEDKNQPRTKASTVESEDPRDIPTEDISSDVPQNEPTEDVKEAEKSSGGSPKPVLEEGVVKLKEPEVAGKSKSPSKTVIPKSQSPETKVRSPMGLEVFNLDSDEEDSSMKQGTDNAVAAEKPPIQQDLKMTPAKPRRLMKCINRFCDNTDPSAGYYVADTSTAMYFEADKTKRTYVCEKCANVVEKRNQELIEGMKNFRPLFLLHTARNSEELVEISDSDSDDEPEPTLDQLQVVGKNGAKMLEEQLADMFNTTWAKYNMDDRLDETQIELQKEIENLEKECQQVHAMFDECQVATDKLRNSLYATFDPDIQELPSIVIFDKPNCSYTCLEPPSNENMDISVVTLAVEAAPDDLPPAGDLSYPPIKLGMTVYAMKNAFGTWLRAKVVEIQPKTHNMAFTMVRVRFEHKVTKNPFKTLPARCLSYFEPSEVRMTIGTRVIALFKDISCRQAYYSGIVAEIPNPVNKYRYLIFFDDGYAQYAPHSQTRLVCEFSSLVWEEVHPYSRDFVRGYLLAYPERPMVRLHAGQNLKTEWRGKWWSSRVVSVDSSLVEVQFLRCDRREWIYRGSTRLAPLYLELQAAERHRPRALPRAQPSARTNMPYVEYTRSDEQANKHPQTALQRQQQLHQQNEEIRRQRAVAKKSTALPPPPPPQSNNANLDNVTSRVVYYTPKNAVKPHKLTPHTCSPQCKRTDVLALKELRTYNPLAKPLLSGWERQIVRFKGNKAVMYVAPCGRRLRGVRELHRYLRATDADMPVDLFDFSPTTHCLAEFVLNKCFVGKKDLSHGKEIVPVPCVNYYDDSLPEFCSYNTERTPTAGVPLNLDPEFLCGCDCEDDCEDKTKCACWQMTLEGARTIGYDGDVGYVYRRLPEPLPSGIYECNSRCKCKNTCLNRVAQHPLQLKLQVFKTMNRGWGIRALNDVPKGAFLCIYAGNLLTDATANLDGLNEGDEYLAELDYIEVVEQMKEGFEEDIPDKIKAKDKKELAKKTTEEDDSSSSSSSSSEEETGSNKNEREDGDFEPGFIGYGVAEFNKRLRRRNSKKEAEEAKQQEKEKGANADDECITISDDEEVREPSCFTAAAGMGKNQFISKYRSVRTLFGEDEACYIMDAKVQGNIGRYLNHSCTPNVFVQNVFVDTHDPRFPWVAFFALHHIRAGTELTWNYNYDVGSVPGKVLYCFCGAPNCRGRLL
- the LOC117985187 gene encoding uncharacterized protein isoform X3; the protein is MSSSRNTLHDNKELNCPGQVSPMEQENVTNLPEKDTQKSIASYELITSPDAHENPAKSNSEVKNINNSPLKEESVKNDESFLSNIEESLCGKGDIMSTEPNNDDDDDLRYDGDLYNNDEIINEDALLEESVELQDDLNKVQDEKNNIEIQNQDIPLEEDKIGKIVVLKDIKNSESQNSIMGEAQKIDKECDKPDDPKDNLLKVEKEPENQKHESLVEEKNLCSIDENQKPIYADVITKIENNEADTNITDDDNTSQDSSFGQITEHGLNKPNMMLEIPTQEVIEFSDEDDEELEETNLKMSADIDEVIDLDDNLVNMDDEKIDHVDNIVKSSVDNDMTILADPRATTDTSQMIVQDYETCEDVNMDTADSAQNDVTTNALSLEAEIAADIITKEMNHVDVDVETFIKENEVIQDENENSMEELMSSFESETIKETTSQLEGTDDVIELSDDNMAIEVEDSESSSAESLPDLNAKAENSIRSAALEEDILKETEEIDNLILKSKRSQTKLRVADTKVSSKLYKTFTKTCEKSISEQNMNESTNRLKISSQKANLANTEKDKTVAIETSHEMPIIIATETLHHNELAKEEGISQGISYQSVVSSDNTQITTAEIKASEVCTSEKVTMVDMNASSQSDGQSVSKIESKLRQKSPSKLNMDVLTLVHSENIDKQNSDSEGGSQVSKTPILIAEPIVSIDDPMSSRSNIDITEINEYKHETELNSDVLKSSSSKLEIMLEKPSSDDNKEPVSNLEESMDVDGVDQLELLMEVDGIEQFKPIIGTEMSEIVESERSISKIEPKITKTCEHMTAESCELLPTLMIEPTTSDKLTPSALKLEQIILKPIEPQASLSNINPKTSEAIEPIILETVDPKSSTSKIEPKTIETYEPSPSTPMIAKTVDPKTKTSKIEPLTSEQVEPQASSFNIGQKTSEIFEPQPTISKIEPATSKTSKPQPSRLETVEPQPTTSNIAPPTSESVELQPSTSETVEPQTYTSNIGQKTSEIVEPQPTTSKIEPPLSESIELQSSTSETVEPQPITSKIEPPTSESIELQLSTSETVEPQPTMSKIEPSTSKSIQLQSSTSETVEPQPTTSKVDPSTSQSIELQSLPSETVEPQPTMTTIEPPTSESIELQSSTSETVEPQPTTSKIEPPTSESIEPQPITSKIEPSTSKSIELQSPRSETAEPQPTMTTIEPPTLESIELQSSTSETVERKPTTSKIEPPTSESIELQSSTVEPQPTTSKIESPPSESIQPQPTTSKMGPLTSENIVPPPPTSEIVEPHPPTFVCGTETLDSKPSSPKNQLDIDSLIQDSSNEVPEMTDSLGLLAESSRVMEDDEEHDDDDDDDGEDEEDFEPDDAEHSEDSSAQHSESDPKDGETPTDEKQAFQFKISESISVEEKEPEKMVCDEVKIQEISKGTEKSVNVEALDKNRPSNKMETEAMEVDTMKLSDTEDAENKEAGCVLKALLLEKTPRTSTDSDYTAWTKKKKLSISKQESVVSYVDLEESSSDEDKNQPRTKASTVESEDPRDIPTEDISSDVPQNEPTEDVKEAEKSSGGSPKPVLEEGVVKLKEPEVAGKSKSPSKTVIPKSQSPETKVRSPMGLEVFNLDSDEEDSSMKQGTDNAVAAEKPPIQQDLKMTPAKPRRLMKCINRFCDNTDPSAGYYVADTSTAMYFEADKTKRTYVCEKCANVVEKRNQELIEGMKNFRPLFLLHTARNSEELVEISDSDSDDEPEPTLDQLQVVGKNGAKMLEEQLADMFNTTWAKYNMDDRLDETQIELQKEIENLEKECQQVHAMFDECQVATDKLRNSLYATFDPDIQELPSIVIFDKPNCSYTCLEPPSNERRQNKRSLSPFESTPDTPPAKKSATPTPAPPPAPAPAQNIPEVVFETAPQDTEPKVEQVNMDISVVTLAVEAAPDDLPPAGDLSYPPIKLGMTVYAMKNAFGTWLRAKVVEIQPKTHNMAFTMVRVRFEHKVTKNPFKTLPARCLSYFEPSEVRMTIGTRVIALFKDISCRQAYYSGIVAEIPNPVNKYRYLIFFDDGYAQYAPHSQTRLVCEFSSLVWEEVHPYSRDFVRGYLLAYPERPMVRLHAGQNLKTEWRGKWWSSRVVSVDSSLVEVQFLRCDRREWIYRGSTRLAPLYLELQAAERHRPRALPRAQPSARTNMPYVEYTRSDEQANKHPQTALQRQQQLHQQNEEIRRQRAVAKKSTALPPPPPPQSNNANLDNVTSRVVYYTPKNAVKPHKLTPHTCSPQCKRTDVLALKELRTYNPLAKPLLSGWERQIVRFKGNKAVMYVAPCGRRLRGVRELHRYLRATDADMPVDLFDFSPTTHCLAEFVLNKCFVGKKDLSHGKEIVPVPCVNYYDDSLPEFCSYNTERTPTAGVPLNLDPEFLCGCDCEDDCEDKTKCACWQMTLEGARTIGYDGDVGYVYRRLPEPLPSGIYECNSRCKCKNTCLNRVAQHPLQLKLQVFKTMNRGWGIRALNDVPKGAFLCIYAGNLLTDATANLDGLNEGDEYLAELDYIEVVEQMKEGFEEDIPDKIKAKDKKELAKKTTEEDDSSSSSSSSSEEETGSNKNEREDGDFEPGFIGYGVAEFNKRLRRRNSKKEAEEAKQQEKEKGANADDECITISDDEEVREPSCFTAAAGMGKNQFISKYRSVRTLFGEDEACYIMDAKVQGNIGRYLNHSCTPNVFVQNVFVDTHDPRFPWVAFFALHHIRAGTELTWNYNYDVGSVPGKVLYCFCGAPNCRGRLL